A single window of Chitinispirillum alkaliphilum DNA harbors:
- a CDS encoding polysaccharide pyruvyl transferase has translation MRKERSVQIGISGSYGGFNLGDEAILSSILKLIRSSLDAHITIFSKDPADTLKRHHVERAVPVKKLTREESAKEIEKLDVLILGGGGILYDADVKSYLREPLIAIEKKVPFMVYAISAGPLFDNFRQNLVKDCLNNADIITVRDHHSKQILEEIGVRKEITVTADPAVLLQREPIDENILKQEGIKPGKKLVGISVREPGLAAPDIQEKSYHLILANTADYLIDRFNVFVVFIPMERKVLDLQHCHAVISLMLRPQQATVLQGKYTSGELLSILSHFSFSVGMRLHFLIFSALNEIPLVGLPYSPKVNGFLEELHLEMPPIHLVNAGRLIAHIDKAWDNKVSVLQRINRHLPELKERALINNQLLLKLLSKYP, from the coding sequence TTGAGAAAAGAGCGCTCAGTACAAATCGGTATATCGGGTTCTTACGGAGGGTTTAATCTCGGTGATGAAGCTATCCTCAGCAGCATCCTAAAACTAATCCGCTCCTCACTGGATGCCCATATTACCATCTTCTCCAAAGATCCCGCCGACACACTCAAAAGACACCACGTAGAACGGGCTGTTCCGGTTAAAAAACTTACCCGTGAGGAATCGGCAAAAGAGATCGAAAAACTCGACGTTTTGATTCTGGGCGGAGGGGGCATACTGTATGATGCAGATGTAAAATCCTATCTGCGTGAACCACTTATCGCCATCGAAAAAAAGGTCCCCTTTATGGTCTACGCTATCAGTGCCGGACCTCTTTTCGACAACTTCAGACAAAACCTGGTAAAAGACTGTCTCAACAATGCAGATATCATTACAGTCAGGGATCACCACTCAAAACAAATACTTGAAGAGATCGGGGTGAGAAAAGAGATAACGGTTACAGCCGACCCTGCAGTCCTTCTGCAAAGAGAACCCATTGATGAAAACATACTCAAACAAGAGGGCATAAAACCAGGTAAAAAACTTGTGGGAATCTCTGTAAGGGAGCCGGGACTGGCGGCTCCCGATATACAGGAAAAATCCTACCACCTCATACTTGCAAATACCGCCGACTACCTCATAGACAGGTTCAATGTGTTTGTAGTCTTTATCCCAATGGAGAGAAAAGTTCTCGATCTGCAGCACTGTCACGCGGTAATCTCCCTTATGCTTCGCCCCCAGCAAGCAACTGTACTCCAGGGCAAATACACCTCAGGTGAACTTCTCAGCATCCTTTCACATTTCAGCTTTTCCGTAGGCATGAGACTGCATTTTCTTATCTTTTCCGCACTAAACGAAATCCCGCTTGTCGGCCTGCCCTACTCTCCTAAAGTAAACGGTTTTTTGGAAGAGCTGCATCTTGAAATGCCCCCCATCCATCTGGTGAATGCAGGGAGGCTGATTGCCCATATCGATAAAGCCTGGGACAACAAAGTCTCAGTACTGCAGAGAATAAACCGTCACTTGCCGGAACTCAAAGAAAGAGCTCTTATTAACAATCAATTATTACTCAAACTTTTAAGCAAATACCCTTAA
- a CDS encoding calcium-transporting P-type ATPase, protein MISSLKTDLTKSHSYDTDKVLDVLKSSHNGLSQQEAQKRLDEYGLNKLPEKKDVHPVLKFLKHFHNILIYVLLVAAVITALLGHWIDTWIILVVVVINGLIGYLQEGKAEKALDAVKKMLSSHALVKRDGQMGEIEAEKLVPGDIVQLKSGDRVPADIRLLSVKSFSVNEASLTGESESVQKGIEPVGGSASLGDRFSMAYSGTLVSSGLATGVVTATGAYTELGKINRMLSEVKSITTPLLRQIEKFGRKLTLIILLFAAITFMAGYFIGGYSLEEIFLAVVGLSVAAIPEGLPAVITIILAIGVQRMAKRNSIIRLLPGVETLGSVSVICSDKTGTLTKSEMTVTHVQMPDKMVEISGIGYKPSGHFSVGNKRIDPVKDEMMELLLNGCLLCNDSRLREENDSWTVEGAPTEGALICLANKGGIDSLENSRRLDTIPFESEHKFMATLNETGTEENPSRVIFLKGAPERVLERCQYQGFGDERRDIDTQWWKQRCEEMASKGLRLLAVACKDSEMNRESIDMKAVQDDFSLLAIIGLIDPPREEAISAVQECREAGIRVKMITGDHALTAVSVAKQLGIGDGKTVISGSELDKIDDSQLPDIAERVDVFARVSPEHKLRLVQALQKKGIVTAMTGDGVNDAPALKRADIGIAMGIKGTEASKEAAVMVLADDNFTSIVNAVEEGRTVYDNLRKSLLFILPTNGGQGLIIITAIILGTILPITPAQILWVNMVTAVTLALALAFEPMEKDAMKKPPRDPKSPLISGPMLGRIIYVSVLLNLSSFGLFYFFHNFQPDLGVDYARTIAVNTLIIGEIFYLFNSRFLKGSSLNLKAIKATKPVWITVLLVSLFQLLFTYFPVFQNLFGTSGVRAIHWPLMIASGVVLFIMVELEKALLRRRKSVKNV, encoded by the coding sequence ATGATTAGCAGTTTGAAAACTGATCTGACTAAATCGCATTCATACGATACTGATAAGGTTTTGGATGTTTTAAAAAGCTCTCATAACGGTTTGAGTCAGCAGGAAGCTCAAAAAAGACTCGATGAGTATGGGTTAAATAAATTGCCCGAAAAAAAAGATGTTCATCCCGTTTTAAAGTTTCTTAAACACTTCCATAATATCCTGATTTATGTTCTGCTTGTCGCAGCAGTCATTACCGCGTTGTTGGGACACTGGATTGATACCTGGATTATTCTGGTAGTAGTGGTAATAAACGGACTGATAGGCTACCTGCAGGAGGGAAAAGCAGAAAAAGCTCTCGATGCAGTAAAAAAGATGCTCTCATCTCACGCTCTTGTAAAAAGAGATGGGCAGATGGGGGAAATTGAAGCTGAAAAGCTGGTTCCAGGTGACATCGTTCAGCTCAAATCTGGCGACAGGGTGCCTGCTGATATAAGGCTGCTATCGGTTAAATCATTCTCTGTAAATGAGGCATCCCTTACTGGTGAATCGGAAAGTGTGCAAAAAGGGATTGAACCCGTCGGGGGCAGTGCTTCGCTTGGAGACCGCTTTTCGATGGCGTATTCAGGGACACTCGTTTCTTCGGGACTGGCCACCGGAGTGGTAACTGCAACCGGAGCCTATACCGAACTTGGGAAAATCAACCGGATGCTCTCTGAAGTGAAGTCGATCACCACTCCTCTTCTCAGGCAGATAGAAAAATTCGGGCGTAAACTTACCCTAATCATACTTCTTTTTGCTGCAATCACATTCATGGCTGGATATTTCATAGGCGGATACTCACTTGAGGAAATATTTCTGGCTGTGGTTGGCTTATCTGTAGCAGCAATACCTGAGGGGCTTCCCGCTGTTATCACCATTATTCTGGCAATCGGTGTTCAAAGAATGGCAAAAAGAAACTCCATTATCCGATTGCTGCCGGGGGTAGAAACGCTCGGTTCTGTGAGTGTGATCTGCTCGGATAAAACCGGAACATTAACTAAAAGCGAAATGACGGTGACACATGTTCAGATGCCCGATAAGATGGTTGAAATTTCAGGTATCGGCTACAAACCTTCCGGGCATTTTTCTGTTGGAAATAAGAGAATCGACCCTGTGAAGGATGAGATGATGGAATTATTGCTGAATGGTTGTCTTCTCTGTAATGACTCACGGCTCAGAGAGGAAAATGATTCCTGGACTGTAGAAGGGGCTCCTACTGAAGGAGCACTTATATGTCTGGCCAATAAAGGGGGGATCGATTCATTAGAGAATTCCAGAAGACTCGATACTATCCCTTTCGAGTCGGAACACAAATTCATGGCAACTCTTAATGAAACCGGAACTGAGGAAAATCCGTCAAGAGTAATTTTTCTCAAAGGTGCACCGGAAAGGGTTCTTGAGAGATGTCAATATCAGGGTTTTGGGGATGAGAGAAGGGATATCGATACTCAATGGTGGAAGCAACGCTGTGAAGAGATGGCCTCAAAGGGGTTAAGACTGCTGGCTGTAGCCTGTAAAGATAGTGAAATGAACAGAGAGAGCATAGATATGAAAGCTGTGCAGGATGATTTTTCACTTCTTGCAATAATCGGGCTTATTGATCCTCCAAGAGAGGAAGCCATTTCTGCTGTTCAGGAGTGCAGGGAAGCTGGTATAAGGGTAAAGATGATTACCGGAGATCATGCGCTTACAGCTGTATCTGTTGCAAAACAGCTCGGTATCGGGGATGGTAAAACCGTAATATCAGGAAGTGAACTTGATAAAATCGATGATTCCCAGCTGCCGGATATTGCAGAGCGTGTGGATGTGTTTGCAAGGGTCAGTCCCGAGCATAAACTAAGGCTGGTTCAGGCTCTGCAGAAAAAAGGTATTGTAACTGCAATGACCGGAGATGGGGTGAATGATGCACCGGCGCTAAAAAGGGCTGATATCGGTATCGCGATGGGGATAAAGGGTACTGAAGCGTCAAAAGAAGCTGCTGTAATGGTTTTGGCAGATGATAACTTCACTTCAATTGTAAATGCAGTCGAGGAGGGGAGAACGGTTTATGATAATCTCAGAAAATCCTTGCTTTTCATTTTGCCCACAAACGGCGGTCAGGGATTGATCATTATTACCGCAATAATTCTTGGTACAATCTTACCCATTACTCCTGCTCAGATCTTGTGGGTAAATATGGTTACAGCGGTTACCCTCGCTCTTGCCCTGGCTTTTGAACCCATGGAAAAAGATGCCATGAAAAAACCCCCGCGGGATCCTAAATCACCATTGATTTCAGGACCCATGCTGGGAAGAATCATATATGTTTCTGTTCTTTTGAACCTGTCCTCTTTTGGACTGTTTTATTTCTTTCACAATTTTCAGCCTGATTTAGGTGTCGATTACGCCAGGACAATTGCGGTCAACACACTTATCATAGGGGAGATATTTTACCTGTTTAACAGCCGGTTTCTGAAAGGTTCATCCCTAAACCTTAAGGCGATAAAAGCGACAAAACCTGTATGGATAACAGTTCTGCTTGTAAGTCTCTTTCAACTCCTTTTTACCTACTTTCCCGTGTTTCAGAATCTGTTTGGAACAAGTGGTGTGAGGGCAATTCACTGGCCTTTAATGATTGCCTCAGGAGTAGTACTGTTTATAATGGTAGAATTGGAAAAAGCACTCTTAAGGCGCAGAAAATCAGTAAAGAATGTATAG
- a CDS encoding multi-sensor hybrid histidine kinase → MISSKTFGLIKNVITGKRSTEEVKENRTVRKKLLLPFTLISLILVSGFSFTLFTMWENWQTQKTATIFEKTMSNLYEIKTRETRMLEMLLVNIVNSSDLGPALASKDKFGLYEEFENVFTQFKEKSQITHLYFLDSALVCFLRVHNPEKRGDTINRFTALEAKATRQISSGWELGPLGTFTLRSVKPVIVQERVIGFIELGKEIEDIFLSAHKQDNIELAVAINKSELVKEDWLSGMKMLGRDYNWKRFSEKALIYYSQDHYPQELEQFIVESENLKGKLSEKVSFDDLFVRVMVTPVTDVSGEEIGHLIKILDITDLQGDFAQMKWIVFYTATFLLTVLFLFFYKVLGITDSKINSYIAKQNELTEYLEATLKSMGDGVISVDTESNVTALNKVAETLTGWSDYEVRGVKFTKVFNIIDACDRSPAFNPVQKVLQTGKSVELANHTVLIAKNGEEIHIADSCAPIRSVDGSIVGAVLVFRNVSEEYRLREELKEQMNHIEFILQSTKTGIDIIDTNYNLKYVNSTWEKIYGKPDGKKCYTYFRDADKPCQTCGIPQALETKKRVVREQTMPKEDNRIVECHTIPFQNSSGDWLVTEYKFDITDRKRMEKKLRENMDDLIQAEKIARMGRWDLDCQSGALQWSEEIFEIFEIDSSCFGASYDAFLHVIHPEDREIVDEAYNGSLQNQTPYEIVHRLLMKDGRIKWVKEICSTEFDAQNKPLRSKGIVQDITDQKMAEEEQKILKERFEATLRSMGDGVICTDQLGNVNSINCVAEALTGWSSQEAYGRPFNEVFRIVDARDRSPAFNPIEKVLSTGETLELANHTLLISKNGTEYQIADSCAPVKNLDEEVMGAVLVFRDVTEEYCMRENLKKQTDALAQRVKELKCLSDISLVIDEPEADFDQVMQKVTQLIPGAMIFDNDTCAMISLFGNIYKSENFIETKWSMKRDLSVKNSIEGKLIICYLNREQNEEKPFLKEEEKLIDLIALQLRNFIERRQIRKELQDKNELFELSIRGSRDGIWDWDLRTGELYLSPRWKEIIGYKDHELPNEFATFERFLHPDDLLRVKNYIDRYLKGDIDTYETEFRYQHKDGTYRWILARGQALRDEKGKPFRMAGSHTDITGRKETEMKLLMAKEEWERTFDAVPDLIAILDKNHRVLRANKAMSEYLGKSPNQITGACCFTHVHGEKCPPENCPFSNVLKDGFVHTREMEIPQFNGIFSVTVSPLMGENRELLGCVHIARDITERKRNEQNLLETNMQLEEATMRANMMASKAEMASMAKSEFLANMSHEIRTPMNGVIGMAGLFLDTELNSEQRKFAQMIQKSGETLLRLINDILDLSRIEAGKLEIENVTFNLRVCIEDIMEIMEFKAHEKGLELILMIEPAVPPFLEGDPGRLRQIITNLVGNALKFTDQGKVEVHISIEDELENEVVMRFEIIDTGIGINKEKQSLLFSPFTQVDGSVTRKYGGTGLGLVISKRICELMGGQIGLESKEGDGSRFWFTAKFGKNHDCTTTDLQLKTGLEGIKVLVVDDQETNRFMITTLLSKWGCSYDEAEGAKKALELMHKAAQKNAPYKIALIDMLMPQIDGWMLGKEIVNSPDINDTILIMMTSVCNRGDIQKFRQSGFSGYLTKPLRENSLWECMEMALTQDTKSSDERQKTSITKHTLSESKHRKKRILLAEDNQVNQIVATKIVEKLGYRIDAVMNGKEALDALKLSHYDLVLMDIQMPEMDGVRAVELIRSGIAGERTKDIPVIAMTAHAMKEDKEKYLKAGMNDYVAKPVSPEIIESKIEKWLADDVQFAEHKETVEGESFDFFPVLNTKSFIERMMGDRELAMTISNLFVEEFPPQLELLKEFAEKKDLEHMAKQAHKLKGSSSNISAERIAEIAKAIEAACKKGDLFTATTHVEKITKEYDNLKNNLLQFQ, encoded by the coding sequence CAAATCTTTATGAGATAAAGACCAGGGAAACGCGAATGCTTGAAATGCTGCTTGTAAACATAGTGAACAGTTCAGATTTGGGACCAGCTCTCGCTTCAAAAGATAAATTTGGTCTCTATGAAGAGTTTGAAAATGTGTTCACCCAGTTCAAAGAAAAAAGTCAGATTACGCACCTATATTTTCTCGACTCCGCACTCGTATGTTTTCTCCGTGTTCATAATCCTGAAAAAAGAGGCGATACAATCAACCGTTTCACAGCACTTGAGGCCAAGGCCACACGGCAGATCTCTTCAGGTTGGGAGCTTGGACCACTTGGAACATTTACATTAAGATCTGTTAAGCCTGTGATCGTGCAGGAGCGGGTTATAGGGTTTATAGAGCTTGGTAAAGAGATAGAGGACATTTTTCTCTCTGCTCATAAGCAAGATAATATTGAATTGGCTGTTGCAATAAATAAATCAGAACTTGTTAAAGAAGACTGGTTGTCTGGCATGAAAATGCTTGGAAGGGATTATAACTGGAAACGCTTTTCTGAAAAAGCTTTGATCTACTATTCCCAGGACCATTATCCTCAGGAACTGGAACAATTCATTGTTGAATCAGAAAATCTTAAGGGTAAGTTGTCTGAAAAAGTATCCTTTGATGACCTCTTTGTACGTGTAATGGTCACACCTGTTACTGATGTGTCCGGGGAGGAAATAGGGCACTTGATAAAAATACTTGACATTACAGATCTGCAGGGCGATTTTGCCCAAATGAAATGGATTGTTTTTTATACAGCTACCTTTCTCTTAACTGTGCTGTTTTTGTTTTTTTACAAGGTACTCGGCATAACCGACAGCAAGATAAACTCTTACATAGCTAAGCAAAACGAACTTACGGAATACCTTGAGGCCACTCTTAAATCAATGGGGGATGGAGTTATTTCGGTTGACACAGAATCTAATGTAACAGCTCTGAACAAAGTTGCAGAAACCCTCACAGGCTGGAGTGATTATGAAGTCCGCGGGGTTAAATTCACAAAGGTATTTAACATCATAGATGCCTGTGACCGCTCTCCCGCTTTCAATCCCGTACAAAAAGTGTTGCAAACAGGAAAATCCGTTGAGCTGGCCAATCATACTGTTCTCATTGCAAAGAATGGTGAAGAGATACACATTGCCGATAGTTGTGCTCCTATACGATCTGTAGATGGGAGTATTGTAGGAGCTGTACTGGTGTTCAGAAATGTCTCTGAAGAGTACAGGTTGCGTGAGGAATTGAAAGAGCAGATGAATCATATTGAATTCATATTACAATCTACAAAAACCGGTATCGATATTATTGATACAAATTACAATTTGAAATATGTCAATTCTACCTGGGAAAAAATTTATGGAAAACCGGATGGGAAAAAATGCTATACCTATTTCAGAGATGCTGACAAACCATGCCAGACCTGTGGAATACCCCAGGCTCTGGAAACTAAAAAAAGGGTGGTTAGGGAACAGACAATGCCCAAAGAAGACAACCGTATCGTTGAATGTCATACAATCCCTTTCCAAAACTCAAGTGGGGATTGGTTGGTTACAGAGTATAAATTTGACATAACCGACCGGAAAAGAATGGAAAAAAAGCTTCGGGAGAATATGGATGATCTTATCCAGGCAGAAAAAATCGCGCGCATGGGAAGATGGGATCTTGATTGTCAAAGTGGTGCTCTCCAATGGTCAGAAGAGATATTCGAAATCTTTGAGATCGATTCGTCATGTTTTGGTGCTTCCTATGATGCTTTCCTTCATGTAATTCATCCTGAAGACAGGGAAATTGTTGATGAAGCATACAATGGATCTCTTCAAAATCAAACGCCTTATGAAATTGTACACCGGTTGCTCATGAAGGATGGAAGGATAAAGTGGGTGAAGGAGATCTGCAGTACTGAGTTTGACGCACAAAACAAACCACTTCGCTCTAAGGGGATTGTGCAGGATATTACCGATCAGAAAATGGCCGAAGAGGAACAGAAGATACTTAAAGAACGCTTCGAAGCAACATTGCGTTCGATGGGCGATGGTGTTATCTGTACCGATCAATTGGGAAATGTAAATAGCATCAACTGTGTGGCTGAGGCACTCACAGGCTGGAGTAGCCAGGAGGCTTATGGAAGACCCTTCAATGAGGTTTTCAGGATTGTAGATGCAAGGGATCGTTCACCTGCTTTCAACCCGATCGAAAAGGTCCTCTCCACAGGTGAAACCCTTGAGCTTGCTAATCACACTCTCCTTATTTCAAAAAATGGAACTGAGTACCAGATTGCCGACAGTTGCGCACCGGTAAAAAATCTCGATGAAGAGGTCATGGGTGCTGTACTTGTTTTCAGAGATGTGACAGAAGAGTACTGCATGCGTGAAAACCTGAAAAAACAGACTGACGCCTTGGCGCAGAGGGTGAAAGAACTGAAATGTTTAAGTGATATATCACTTGTAATAGATGAGCCGGAAGCTGATTTCGATCAGGTTATGCAAAAAGTTACTCAGCTTATTCCCGGTGCCATGATTTTTGATAATGACACATGTGCAATGATCTCTCTGTTTGGCAACATTTATAAATCTGAAAATTTCATTGAAACCAAATGGAGTATGAAAAGGGATTTGTCTGTTAAAAATAGTATAGAGGGAAAATTGATAATATGTTATCTCAACAGGGAACAAAATGAGGAAAAGCCGTTTCTCAAAGAAGAGGAAAAACTGATTGACCTTATTGCTCTTCAGCTTAGAAATTTCATTGAGCGAAGACAGATAAGAAAGGAACTTCAGGATAAGAATGAACTTTTTGAACTCTCCATAAGAGGATCCAGAGACGGAATTTGGGATTGGGATCTTCGTACCGGTGAATTATACCTTTCTCCCAGATGGAAAGAGATAATAGGGTATAAAGATCATGAGCTGCCAAATGAGTTTGCCACCTTTGAAAGATTCCTTCATCCTGACGATTTGCTCCGGGTTAAAAACTACATAGATCGATACCTTAAAGGGGATATTGATACATACGAAACAGAATTCAGGTATCAGCACAAAGACGGAACATATCGCTGGATTCTTGCCAGGGGACAAGCACTCAGAGATGAGAAGGGCAAACCGTTTCGTATGGCCGGTTCTCACACTGATATAACGGGACGTAAAGAAACTGAAATGAAACTTCTGATGGCAAAAGAGGAATGGGAGAGGACCTTTGATGCTGTTCCGGATCTTATTGCCATACTTGATAAAAATCACAGGGTCCTCAGAGCAAACAAGGCAATGTCAGAGTATTTGGGAAAATCACCAAATCAAATTACTGGAGCCTGCTGCTTTACCCATGTTCATGGAGAAAAATGTCCTCCAGAAAATTGTCCCTTCAGCAATGTCCTGAAAGATGGTTTCGTTCATACAAGGGAAATGGAAATACCTCAGTTTAATGGCATTTTTTCTGTCACTGTTTCACCTCTGATGGGTGAAAACAGAGAACTTTTGGGGTGTGTACATATTGCCCGTGACATAACAGAGCGCAAAAGAAATGAACAGAATCTTCTTGAAACAAACATGCAGCTTGAAGAGGCTACAATGCGTGCTAACATGATGGCTTCGAAAGCTGAGATGGCCAGTATGGCCAAATCTGAGTTCCTTGCCAATATGAGTCATGAAATACGTACTCCAATGAATGGTGTTATCGGTATGGCCGGGCTTTTTCTGGACACTGAGCTAAACTCAGAACAGAGAAAATTCGCACAGATGATCCAGAAAAGTGGAGAAACACTGTTACGACTGATAAACGATATACTTGATCTGTCGAGAATAGAAGCCGGAAAACTCGAAATTGAAAATGTTACTTTCAATCTGCGTGTATGTATTGAAGATATAATGGAAATTATGGAATTCAAAGCTCATGAAAAGGGATTGGAACTTATCCTTATGATTGAACCTGCTGTACCTCCTTTTCTTGAAGGCGATCCTGGAAGACTAAGACAAATCATAACCAATCTTGTGGGCAATGCTCTTAAATTCACCGATCAAGGTAAAGTTGAAGTACATATCAGCATTGAGGATGAACTTGAAAATGAGGTAGTCATGAGGTTTGAAATTATTGATACCGGTATTGGTATTAACAAAGAAAAACAGAGCTTACTCTTCTCTCCTTTCACGCAGGTGGATGGCTCAGTCACGCGCAAATATGGTGGTACCGGACTTGGCCTTGTAATTTCAAAAAGAATTTGTGAGCTTATGGGTGGTCAAATCGGCCTTGAAAGTAAAGAAGGGGATGGTTCGAGATTCTGGTTTACTGCAAAATTTGGGAAAAATCATGACTGTACAACTACAGATTTACAGCTCAAAACTGGTCTTGAAGGAATTAAGGTACTTGTGGTGGATGATCAGGAAACAAACAGGTTTATGATTACAACTCTGTTGTCAAAATGGGGATGTAGCTATGATGAAGCTGAAGGAGCCAAAAAAGCTCTTGAGCTGATGCACAAAGCAGCACAAAAAAATGCCCCCTATAAAATTGCTCTGATCGATATGCTTATGCCGCAAATTGATGGCTGGATGCTGGGGAAAGAAATCGTAAATAGTCCCGATATAAACGATACGATTCTTATAATGATGACATCTGTATGTAACAGGGGTGATATCCAAAAATTCAGACAGTCAGGATTTTCCGGATATCTGACTAAACCTCTTCGTGAAAATTCCCTCTGGGAATGTATGGAAATGGCACTTACACAGGATACAAAATCCTCTGATGAAAGGCAAAAAACCTCTATAACAAAGCATACCTTATCGGAATCCAAACACAGAAAAAAAAGGATTCTTTTGGCTGAGGATAATCAGGTAAACCAGATTGTTGCAACCAAAATTGTTGAAAAACTTGGTTACAGAATCGATGCTGTAATGAATGGAAAAGAGGCCCTGGATGCACTCAAGTTATCACATTATGATCTGGTGTTGATGGATATTCAGATGCCTGAAATGGACGGAGTAAGAGCGGTTGAACTGATCCGTTCAGGTATAGCTGGTGAAAGGACAAAAGATATTCCTGTGATTGCAATGACTGCTCATGCCATGAAAGAGGATAAAGAAAAATACCTGAAGGCGGGGATGAATGATTATGTTGCCAAACCTGTTTCACCGGAAATTATAGAAAGTAAAATCGAGAAGTGGCTTGCTGATGATGTTCAGTTTGCAGAACATAAAGAAACAGTTGAAGGAGAGAGTTTCGATTTTTTTCCGGTCCTGAATACCAAATCGTTCATTGAACGTATGATGGGAGACAGGGAACTGGCAATGACTATTTCAAATCTTTTTGTTGAAGAGTTCCCGCCTCAGTTAGAATTGCTAAAAGAGTTTGCCGAGAAAAAAGATTTGGAGCATATGGCAAAACAAGCACATAAACTGAAAGGATCATCATCAAATATCAGTGCTGAGAGAATCGCAGAAATCGCTAAGGCAATTGAAGCCGCATGTAAAAAGGGTGATTTGTTTACTGCAACAACTCATGTCGAAAAAATTACAAAGGAATATGATAATCTGAAAAATAATTTGCTTCAATTCCAATAA